The Thermosynechococcus sp. CL-1 genomic interval GATGCGGTAGTGGCGATTTTGTATCCCGAAACAGGGAGCTTGCTTTTGAAATCCGCCTTTGAGCAAGGTCTCACCCAAAACGTGGCCATTCTCCTCACCGATGGCGTCAAGTCCGAAAGTTTCCCTGAGCAAGTGGGCCGTACTCCCGATGGCAAATACATTATTGCCGGTGCCAAGGGAACCGTTCCTGGCGCCGATGGTCAAGCCCTGCGTCGCCTGCGAGAACTGTGGCGTGCTAAAAAAGGGAGCGATCTGCCGGCCTTTGGTGCTCAGACTTGGGATGCCGCCGCGCTCCTTGTACTAGCTGCACAGGCCGCAGGACAAAATACGGGTGAAGGGATTCGCAGCAAATTGCGAGAGGTGGCTAACCCTCCGGGCGAAGCAGTGGATGATGTGTGCGCCGCCCTAGCGCTGCTGCGGGAAGGCAAAGAAATTAACTACCAAGGCGCTAGTGGCAATGTCGATATTGATGAAAATGGCGATGTTGTGGGGGTGTACGACATTTGGCAGGTCACGGATGACGGTAAATTAAAGGTAATTGGTCAAGTGAATCCCCAAAAACCCTAGGCATGGCAAGCACCTTTTCCTTTGATATTGTGAGTGACTTTGACTGGCAGGAGCTGGTCAATGCAGTGGATCAAACGGAGCGAGAGATCAAAGCCCGCTATGACCTCAAGGATACCCAGACCACCCTTGAATTAACCAAAGAGGGACTGACGATTCACACCAATAGTGAATTTACGCTCAATTCAGTGCAAACGATTCTGCAACAGAAGGCGGCGAAGCGGCAGTTGTCTCTGAAAATTTTTGACTATGGGCCTGTGGAAGCAGCGGGTGGTCAACGGGTGAAACAACTGATCAAGTTGCGCCGTGGCATCCCTTCAGAACTGGCCAAGGAAATTAGCAAACTCATCCGCAATGAATTTAAGAAGGTGCAGGTCTCGATCCAAGGGGATGTGGTACGGGTCAGTGCCAAATCAAAGGATGATCTACAAGCGGTGATCCAACGCCTGAAAACTGAGGATTACCCCGTGCCATTACAATTTACAAATTACCGTTAGTGGTTCAAGGGTCATGTTGGGGTCTGTATCGCTGGGAACGTTGGGGTTAATTGTCGGTTCACTGCTGACGGTGGTGGGAGTGGTGGCCTATGCCACGGGGAATGCCACCTTGAATCTAGCGGGCTTTTTCTACGGTGTGCCCCTACTCTTGGGCGGCTTGGCACTCAAAGCGGCGGAACTCAAGCCGGTGCCCTATCGTGAAGCCCCGACCCCAGAGGCGATCGCTGGCCGTGCCCAAGCAACCCCCACCCAAACCCAAATCCGTAAGGATGTCACCCGCTATCGTTATGGCCAAGAAGCACACCTAGATAGCACATTGGCCACTTTAGGCTTGAGTCCCTCGGATGCTGAGCGTCCTGTCTTAGTGGCGATCGCCGAGACCTTAACGGACGGTGCCTATACATTAATTTTAGAATTTGACTCCCCGGCGGTTCCCCTTGAGGTGTGGCAATCGAAGCAAGCCAAGATGCAGACATTCTTTGGCCCCAATATTCGGGTAAGTATTATGGATCAGGGAAACAACCGTGTGGCGGTGGCACTCATGCGCGAGTAAGGCTGTGGTCAACCCTGTTCCAGTTGACTAAGATGATTGGTAAACCGTTTTGCCTTGAATTCAGGTGTTACGATAGCATCATCATTGCGGCATTCTAGCCTAAAGAGTAAGACTTTTTTGCAAGCAGTCTCCTCCTAACAACGCATTTTTGGAAACGGCGATTACGGCTATGGGTAAAGTCATTGGCATTGACCTTGGAACCACCAATAGTTGTGTGGCAGTCTTAGAAGGGGGGAATCCCGTCGTAATTCCCAGTGCAGAGGGCGGGCGCACCACCCCTAGTATTGTTGCCTTTGGCAAATCGGGCGAACGGTTGGTGGGTCAACTGGCGAAACGGCAAGCGGTCACCAATGCCGAGAACACGATTTTCAGTATCAAACGGTTTATTGGTCGCCGCTGGGAGGAAACCGCTGAAGAACGGGCGCGCGTGCCCTATACCTGTGTGCCGGGTCGCGATGGCATGGTGGATGTGCAGATTCGCGATCGCACCTATACCCCCCAAGAAATTTCCGCCATGATCCTGCAAAAGCTGAAGCAGGATGCGGAAGCCTATCTGGGGGAACCCGTGACCCAAGCCGTCATTACTGTGCCAGCCTATTTTAGTGATGCGCAACGCCAAGCCACCAAAGATGCGGGGGCGATCGCCGGCCTTGAGGTAATGCGCATTATCAACGAGCCAACGGCAGCCTCCTTGGCCTACGGCATCGACAAGCAGGATCAAGATCAAACCATTTTGGTTTTTGACTTGGGCGGGGGCACCTTTGATGTCTCGATTCTGCAACTAGGGGATGGCGTCTTTGAGGTGCGCTCCACAGCGGGGAATAACCACCTAGGGGGCGATAATTTTGACGAATGTATTCTTGATTGGCTCTTGGCCTGTTTTAAGGAGCAGGAGGGGATCGATCTCTCGAAAGATAAAATGGCACTGCAACGCCTGCGGGAAGCTGCCGAAAAAGCCAAGGTTGAGCTGTCGGGAACCCTGAGCACTTCCATTAACCTGCCCTTCATTACGGCTGATGAAACGGGGCCTAAGCACCTTGAAATGGAACTCACCCGCAGTAAGTTTGAGGAACTCTGCGCCCACTTGGTTCAGGCCACCCTCGAACCCATGCAGCAGGCGATCGCCGATGCGGGTCTGACTGTTCAGGATATTGACCGCGTCTTACTCGTCGGTGGGTCTACTCGTATTCCTGCGATTCAGGAGTTAGTGAAACAATTCTGTGGCAAAACTCCCGATCGCTCCGTTAATCCTGATGAAGCCGTTGCCGTAGGGGCAGCCATTCAAGGCGGCATTCTGGGCAAGGAAACAACGGTCAAAGATCTCCTGCTCCTAGATGTCACCCCGCTGTCTCTGGGGTTGGAAACCCTGGGCGGTGTCTTTACCAAAATCATCGAACGTAATACCACCCTCCCCACCAGTAAGACGCAGACCTTTTCCACCGCTACCGATGGCCAAACGGTCGTGGAAATTGCTGTCTATCA includes:
- a CDS encoding DUF2854 domain-containing protein, with protein sequence MLGSVSLGTLGLIVGSLLTVVGVVAYATGNATLNLAGFFYGVPLLLGGLALKAAELKPVPYREAPTPEAIAGRAQATPTQTQIRKDVTRYRYGQEAHLDSTLATLGLSPSDAERPVLVAIAETLTDGAYTLILEFDSPAVPLEVWQSKQAKMQTFFGPNIRVSIMDQGNNRVAVALMRE
- a CDS encoding YajQ family cyclic di-GMP-binding protein, with the translated sequence MASTFSFDIVSDFDWQELVNAVDQTEREIKARYDLKDTQTTLELTKEGLTIHTNSEFTLNSVQTILQQKAAKRQLSLKIFDYGPVEAAGGQRVKQLIKLRRGIPSELAKEISKLIRNEFKKVQVSIQGDVVRVSAKSKDDLQAVIQRLKTEDYPVPLQFTNYR
- the dnaK gene encoding molecular chaperone DnaK translates to MGKVIGIDLGTTNSCVAVLEGGNPVVIPSAEGGRTTPSIVAFGKSGERLVGQLAKRQAVTNAENTIFSIKRFIGRRWEETAEERARVPYTCVPGRDGMVDVQIRDRTYTPQEISAMILQKLKQDAEAYLGEPVTQAVITVPAYFSDAQRQATKDAGAIAGLEVMRIINEPTAASLAYGIDKQDQDQTILVFDLGGGTFDVSILQLGDGVFEVRSTAGNNHLGGDNFDECILDWLLACFKEQEGIDLSKDKMALQRLREAAEKAKVELSGTLSTSINLPFITADETGPKHLEMELTRSKFEELCAHLVQATLEPMQQAIADAGLTVQDIDRVLLVGGSTRIPAIQELVKQFCGKTPDRSVNPDEAVAVGAAIQGGILGKETTVKDLLLLDVTPLSLGLETLGGVFTKIIERNTTLPTSKTQTFSTATDGQTVVEIAVYQGERPMAKDNKQLACFELTGITPAPRGVPQIDVTFDIDANGILSVSAVDRATGRQQSVRITNRGGLSTMEIERMRQEATIYAQADQIKKEIAELRNQADALLYSYESTIKNHGITLTPDLRARIEPVVQSMQAAMVDDNITPDEIRKRMEALQQALVTLGTVVYQQTAGGSMMTSTPTMGGATISSQATQVLDSEATIISDNEETVVSDYEAVD